From the genome of Pukyongia salina, one region includes:
- the ftsA gene encoding cell division protein FtsA, whose amino-acid sequence MEHENIAVGLDIGTTKIVAMIGRQNEYGKMEILGIGKSKSLGVHRGVVNNITQTIQSIQQAVQDAEASSGMKISEVVVGIAGQHIRSLQHSDYITRNNSDEVIDEDDIDRLCNQVHKLVMLPGEEIIHVLPQDFKVDGQAEIKEPIGMYGGRLEANFHVVVGQVSSIRNIGRCVKSAGLELSGITLEPLASANAVLSQEEKEAGVALIDIGGGTTDLAIFKDGIIRHTAVIPFGGNVITEDIKEGCSIIEKQAELLKIKFGSAWPGENKDNEIVSIPGLRGREPKEITLKNLSKIIHARVVEIIEQVYLEIKNYGHEEQKKKLIAGIVLTGGGAQLKHLKQLVEYISGMDTRIGYPNEHLAGDSDSETTSPMFATAVGLVLDSLNSRDHATQIKAVVESEANSGGDGMVQQEEENETMDETPKERKRFFDKWAEKFKEFLDNAE is encoded by the coding sequence ATGGAACACGAAAATATAGCCGTAGGATTAGACATAGGAACAACGAAGATCGTTGCTATGATAGGCAGGCAGAATGAGTATGGCAAAATGGAGATCCTGGGAATAGGGAAATCCAAAAGTCTTGGCGTACACCGTGGGGTGGTAAATAATATTACTCAAACCATACAATCGATACAACAGGCAGTGCAGGACGCAGAGGCTTCATCGGGGATGAAGATTAGTGAAGTGGTTGTAGGGATAGCTGGGCAGCATATTCGCAGCTTACAACACAGTGATTATATCACCAGGAACAACAGTGATGAAGTTATTGACGAGGATGACATAGATCGATTGTGTAACCAGGTCCATAAATTAGTGATGCTTCCGGGGGAGGAAATTATCCATGTGCTTCCACAGGATTTCAAGGTAGATGGGCAAGCAGAAATAAAGGAGCCCATTGGGATGTACGGAGGTAGGCTGGAGGCCAATTTTCATGTTGTTGTTGGGCAGGTATCTTCCATAAGAAATATTGGCCGGTGTGTAAAAAGTGCCGGATTAGAACTATCGGGTATTACCCTGGAGCCCTTGGCATCTGCAAATGCGGTTTTGAGTCAGGAAGAAAAAGAAGCCGGAGTAGCCCTCATCGATATTGGAGGTGGTACCACAGATCTGGCGATATTCAAAGACGGGATCATACGGCATACTGCGGTGATTCCTTTTGGCGGTAATGTAATTACTGAAGATATCAAGGAAGGTTGCAGCATTATAGAGAAGCAGGCAGAGTTACTGAAGATAAAATTTGGATCGGCATGGCCCGGAGAGAACAAGGATAATGAAATTGTTTCTATTCCCGGTTTACGTGGGCGTGAACCTAAGGAGATCACCTTGAAGAATCTTTCAAAGATCATACATGCCAGGGTTGTAGAGATCATCGAACAGGTGTATCTGGAGATCAAGAATTACGGCCATGAAGAGCAAAAGAAGAAACTCATTGCAGGAATAGTATTAACCGGAGGGGGTGCTCAATTGAAACATCTGAAACAACTGGTAGAATATATTTCTGGGATGGACACCCGTATTGGTTATCCCAATGAACATCTGGCGGGTGACAGTGATTCGGAAACAACCAGCCCGATGTTTGCAACAGCTGTGGGATTGGTACTGGACAGCCTTAATAGCCGTGATCACGCCACACAGATAAAAGCGGTGGTCGAATCGGAAGCAAACTCTGGAGGAGATGGCATGGTTCAGCAAGAAGAAGAAAATGAAACCATGGATGAAACGCCGAAGGAAAGAAAACGATTCTTCGATAAATGGGCAGAGAAGTTCAAAGAGTTTTTAGATAACGCAGAATAG
- the ftsZ gene encoding cell division protein FtsZ, giving the protein MSSNTEFDNISFDLPKNQSNVIKVIGVGGGGSNAINHMFSQGIKGVDFVICNTDSQALENSPVPIKIQLGVSLTEGLGAGANPKIGEQSAVESMEEIKNMLTINTKMIFITAGMGGGTGTGAAPIIAKMAKEMDILTVGIVTIPFQFEGKIRNDQAQIGVENLRQNVDSLIVINNNKLREVYGNLGFKAGFSKADEVLATAARGIAEVITHHYTQNIDLRDAKTVLANSGTAIMGSASATGANRAGEAITKALDSPLLNDNKIKGAKNVLLLIVSGSEEITIDEIGEISDYIQDEAGHSANIIMGVGEDESLDGAIAITVIATGFNAEQQDEIVNTETKKIIHTLEDEQKAEHVLTPKPTASPVEIPVMEKAAKSKVESAPVIRHTLFEEEEVEDQVVKKPEATKRETKELPFEDYIETSELIKNIEVNYQEIDIHHLMEFEQVIINEIDVNDFVIVEEKEELRVTSEVKSVPENNTEKEEDQMLMFDLPAFETEETSEKPKKKEPEFEVATSSVEEIEVKDAIEVVPVTEISDEGVKRYSLDDYQEMETMLNEAKPSAGEEEDEEVAFSTRTEEDVETEEAPDDEPADPLNTPISKLLKDRTEERKKMMKEFNYKFRNSASKIEDIEKQPAYKRMGIDLDETESSEDTNISRTSVNTDDDNIELRSNNSFLHDNVD; this is encoded by the coding sequence ATGAGCAGCAACACAGAATTTGATAACATTTCGTTCGATCTGCCTAAAAATCAATCCAATGTAATAAAGGTTATTGGAGTTGGGGGAGGCGGTAGTAACGCTATCAACCACATGTTTAGTCAGGGGATCAAAGGAGTGGATTTCGTGATTTGCAACACAGATTCCCAAGCCCTGGAGAATAGTCCGGTTCCCATAAAGATCCAATTAGGAGTTTCCCTAACGGAGGGCCTGGGTGCCGGAGCTAATCCTAAGATAGGAGAACAGTCTGCGGTAGAGAGTATGGAAGAGATCAAAAATATGCTCACCATTAATACCAAGATGATCTTTATTACTGCAGGAATGGGTGGAGGAACCGGTACGGGAGCTGCTCCAATCATCGCAAAGATGGCTAAGGAGATGGATATCCTTACCGTAGGGATTGTAACCATCCCGTTCCAGTTTGAAGGTAAGATAAGGAACGATCAGGCGCAGATAGGAGTTGAGAATTTACGACAGAATGTGGATTCCCTTATCGTGATCAATAATAACAAACTTCGTGAAGTATATGGAAATCTGGGCTTTAAAGCCGGATTTTCAAAAGCTGATGAAGTGTTGGCAACCGCAGCCAGGGGGATAGCGGAAGTGATCACCCATCACTATACACAGAACATTGACCTTAGAGATGCAAAGACCGTTCTTGCCAACAGTGGAACTGCAATTATGGGAAGTGCCAGTGCAACTGGAGCGAACAGAGCCGGAGAGGCCATCACTAAAGCACTGGATTCTCCGTTGCTTAATGATAACAAGATCAAAGGGGCAAAAAATGTATTGCTACTTATAGTTTCGGGCAGTGAGGAGATCACTATAGATGAAATAGGTGAGATTAGTGATTATATCCAGGATGAAGCAGGCCACAGCGCCAATATCATTATGGGAGTTGGAGAAGATGAGTCTTTAGATGGAGCGATAGCCATCACGGTAATTGCTACTGGCTTTAATGCAGAACAGCAGGATGAGATCGTGAACACAGAGACAAAGAAAATAATCCATACCCTGGAGGACGAACAGAAGGCAGAACATGTGTTAACGCCAAAACCAACTGCTTCACCCGTTGAGATTCCGGTTATGGAAAAGGCCGCAAAAAGCAAGGTGGAATCGGCTCCGGTGATCCGTCATACCTTATTTGAGGAAGAAGAGGTAGAAGACCAAGTTGTAAAAAAGCCGGAAGCGACTAAGCGTGAAACAAAAGAATTACCTTTTGAAGATTACATTGAAACCTCCGAGCTAATAAAAAATATAGAGGTGAATTATCAGGAGATCGATATTCATCATTTGATGGAATTTGAACAGGTCATTATCAACGAGATCGATGTAAATGATTTCGTGATCGTGGAAGAGAAGGAGGAATTACGAGTTACTTCGGAAGTAAAATCGGTTCCTGAAAATAATACCGAAAAAGAGGAGGACCAGATGCTAATGTTCGATCTTCCTGCATTTGAGACGGAGGAAACTTCAGAAAAACCAAAAAAGAAAGAACCAGAGTTCGAGGTTGCAACCTCAAGTGTGGAAGAGATCGAAGTGAAGGATGCCATTGAAGTTGTTCCAGTTACTGAAATTTCAGACGAAGGAGTTAAGCGCTACAGTCTGGACGATTACCAGGAAATGGAGACTATGCTTAACGAAGCAAAACCATCCGCTGGTGAAGAAGAGGATGAGGAAGTTGCATTTTCAACAAGAACTGAAGAAGATGTGGAAACCGAAGAGGCCCCTGATGACGAACCGGCAGATCCATTGAATACACCTATTTCCAAGCTTTTGAAGGACAGAACCGAAGAGCGGAAGAAGATGATGAAAGAATTCAATTACAAATTCAGGAATAGTGCTTCTAAGATAGAAGATATTGAAAAGCAACCGGCATATAAGCGTATGGGGATCGATCTGGATGAGACCGAAAGTTCTGAAGATACCAATATCTCAAGAACCTCGGTAAATACAGACGACGATAATATCGAACTACGTTCAAATAACTCATTCCTTCATGATAATGTAGATTAA
- a CDS encoding GatB/YqeY domain-containing protein → MSLQEQIMDAMKVAMKDKNQVALQALRSVKSAILLAQTETGAKGELSEDEEIKILQKLVKQRKDSASIYTQQGREDLAAPEIAEAEVIEQFLPEQMSDEEVAAVVEEIIRKTGADSMKDMGKVMGMANKELAGRADGKTISSLVKARLS, encoded by the coding sequence ATGAGTTTACAAGAACAGATAATGGATGCGATGAAAGTCGCCATGAAAGATAAGAACCAGGTTGCTTTACAGGCATTGAGATCGGTGAAATCTGCTATCTTATTAGCTCAGACAGAGACGGGTGCTAAGGGAGAGCTCTCTGAAGATGAGGAGATCAAGATATTACAAAAATTAGTAAAGCAACGTAAGGACAGTGCATCCATCTACACCCAACAGGGGAGGGAGGATCTGGCTGCGCCGGAAATAGCCGAGGCAGAAGTTATCGAACAATTTTTACCCGAGCAGATGAGTGATGAGGAAGTGGCGGCAGTTGTTGAAGAAATAATAAGAAAAACCGGAGCAGATTCCATGAAGGATATGGGAAAAGTGATGGGTATGGCAAATAAAGAGTTAGCAGGTCGCGCAGACGGCAAGACCATCTCTTCCCTTGTAAAAGCAAGGTTGTCTTAA